The following proteins are encoded in a genomic region of Oncorhynchus kisutch isolate 150728-3 linkage group LG6, Okis_V2, whole genome shotgun sequence:
- the 42sp43 gene encoding P43 5S RNA-binding protein-like yields MNGVAHKQDSDPRQQLFNCNHADCGATFQREWRLKEHETVHTGAQPFQCNVADCGRRFSRKSHLSRHALGHTGVKQFRCTFVDCTKAFFKADKLKRHVHYAHGEKDKYFKCNFPNCLLTFKKRRVYKLHLKEHGISSNFKCSKRGCGVTFDTNVARKAHEKKHAGYRCTQPECNHFEQTWGKMHKHMAKHPATFTCKLCQKVFKHVDSLRRHKRTHSLQKPVLLCPSSGCKAYFSTTFNLQHHIRKAHLQLLKYHCCFPDCPRTFAMRESLSRHLAHHDPDANPEKKKRKRPKKAWQKRLEGHQLPLVEDDLRRLFALRMRVSRRAKVEVNLSGLFNERKIPHFVDSEVNLRDLFSIKPPHPSCPAERVPVKVTHPEVTDQRLNL; encoded by the exons ATGAACGGGGTAGCCCACAAACAGGACTCGGATCCTCGACAACAGCTTTTCAACTGCAACCATGCTGATTGTGGGGCGACGTTCCAACGGGAGTGGCGTTTGAAAGAGCACGAGACCGTGCACACGGGAGCG CAACCTTTTCAATGCAACGTGGCTGATTGTGGTCGTCGTTTCTCACGGAAATCTCACCTGAGCCGCCACGCACTTGGCCACACCGGGGTGAAACAATTCAG ATGTACCTTTGTGGATTGCACAAAGGCTTTCTTCAAAGCGGACAAGTTGAAGCGACACGTCCATTATGCCCACGGAGAAAAGGACAAGTACTTTAAG tgcaATTTTCCAAATTGCTTATTGACATTCAAGAAACGGAGGGTGTATAAATTACATTTGAAGGAGCATGGAATATCTTCTAATTTCAA ATGTTCGAAGAGAGGATGTGGAGTCACGTTTGACACCAATGTCGCTCGCAAAGCCCATGAGAAGAAACATGCAG GGTACCGCTGCACACAGCCTGAATGCAATCATTTTGAACAAACCTGGGGGAAAATGCACAAACACATGGCTAAACACCCAG CCACATTCACCTGTAAGCTGTGCCAGAAGGTGTTTAAGCATGTCGACTCTCTGCGTAGACACAAGCGAACCCACTCCCTGCAGAAGCCTGTCCTGCTGTGCCCCAGCAGTGGCTGCAAGGCCTACTTCTCCACTACCTTCAACCTGCAGCACCACATCCGCAAGGCCCACCTGCAGCTCCTCAAGTACCATTGCTGCTTCCCCGATTGCCCCAGAACCTTTGCCATGCGG GAGAGCCTAAGCAGACACCTGGCTCACCATGACCCAGATGCCAACCCTGAGAAG AAGAAGCGCAAGCGGCCTAAGAAGGCCTGGCAGAAGCGTCTGGAAGGTCACCAGCTGCCCCTGGTGGAGGACGACCTGCGGCGCCTCTTTGCCTTGCGCATGAGGGTGTCACGACGGGCCAAGGTTGAGGTTAACCTCTCAGGCCTCTTCAACGAGCGCAAGATCCCCCACTTTGTCGACTCGGAGGTCAACCTGCGTGACCTTTTCAGCATCAAgccccctcacccctcctgcCCTGCAGAGCGAGTCCCTGTGAAGGTCACCCACCCAGAGGTCACTGATCAAAGGTTGAACTTGTAG